One region of Dehalococcoidia bacterium genomic DNA includes:
- a CDS encoding helix-turn-helix transcriptional regulator has product MPKAKTGLTTSEYVVLGLLQGRAAYGYELQRHLSGGAGLARACPIEPAMVYAVLKSLSGLELIDGHWDTSQYPPRAVYTATPEGEAAFERWLRHPVGRMREVRSDFLAKLYFALERDAALARELAQAQVAACEEYERRLRDELGGVEEGSFDAIVLKSKLTAALSTREWIEEWLRESRSSR; this is encoded by the coding sequence ATGCCGAAGGCTAAGACGGGCCTGACGACATCGGAGTACGTCGTCCTGGGGCTGCTGCAGGGCAGGGCCGCCTACGGCTACGAGCTCCAGCGCCACCTCTCGGGCGGTGCCGGCTTGGCGCGCGCCTGCCCCATCGAACCGGCGATGGTGTACGCGGTCCTGAAGTCGCTCTCCGGCCTGGAGCTTATCGACGGTCACTGGGACACGAGCCAGTACCCGCCCAGGGCTGTCTATACGGCCACGCCGGAGGGTGAGGCCGCCTTCGAGCGCTGGCTGCGGCATCCCGTGGGCAGGATGCGGGAGGTGCGCTCGGACTTCCTGGCGAAGCTGTACTTTGCCCTGGAGCGCGACGCAGCCCTGGCCCGCGAGCTTGCCCAGGCGCAGGTCGCGGCCTGCGAGGAGTATGAGCGACGCCTGCGAGATGAGCTCGGAGGCGTCGAAGAGGGCTCCTTCGACGCCATCGTCCTCAAGTCGAAACTCACCGCGGCGCTGAGCACGCGAGAGTGGATAGAAGAGTGGCTGCGCGAGTCGCGATCGTCGCGCTGA
- the modA gene encoding molybdate ABC transporter substrate-binding protein has translation MAARVAIVALTMAALAGLVACGGGRDAGNGSILVVAAADLRFAFDEIEKAFEGECRCRVEITFGSSGAFAAQIEQGLPADVFFSADTGYVASLESKGLILEGSARTYASGRIVLAKNRRVEGKLETPGDLLSPAFRRIAIANPAHAPYGSAAREVLANAALWDLLQPRLVLGESAFQSAQFIEAGDAQAGIIPLSLAIGLRDRLDYVLIERSQHTPLRQVAGVIRRSRSPGLARSFVDFVCGPRGREILARYGFEAAED, from the coding sequence GTGGCTGCGCGAGTCGCGATCGTCGCGCTGACCATGGCGGCGCTCGCCGGCCTCGTCGCCTGCGGCGGCGGCCGTGACGCCGGCAACGGGAGCATCCTGGTAGTCGCAGCCGCGGACCTCCGCTTCGCCTTCGACGAAATCGAGAAGGCGTTCGAAGGTGAATGCCGCTGCCGGGTCGAGATCACGTTCGGTTCCTCCGGGGCCTTCGCGGCCCAGATCGAGCAGGGCCTGCCTGCGGACGTGTTCTTCTCTGCTGACACGGGCTACGTCGCATCTCTGGAGTCCAAGGGTCTGATCCTCGAGGGTTCAGCGCGGACCTACGCCTCGGGCCGCATCGTGCTGGCAAAGAACCGCCGAGTCGAGGGGAAGCTCGAGACGCCGGGGGACCTCCTGTCCCCGGCCTTCCGGCGCATCGCCATCGCCAATCCGGCGCACGCCCCCTACGGCAGCGCGGCCAGGGAAGTGCTCGCCAACGCGGCTCTGTGGGACCTCCTCCAGCCGAGGCTGGTACTGGGCGAGAGCGCCTTCCAGTCGGCCCAGTTCATCGAGGCAGGGGACGCCCAGGCCGGGATCATCCCACTGTCGCTGGCTATCGGGCTCCGCGACAGGCTCGACTACGTGCTCATCGAGCGCTCGCAGCACACCCCCCTGCGTCAGGTGGCGGGCGTCATCCGTCGCAGCCGCAGTCCCGGCCTTGCGCGCAGCTTCGTCGACTTTGTTTGCGGGCCTCGAGGGCGGGAAATTCTCGCCAGGTACGGTTTCGAGGCTGCAGAGGACTAG
- the modB gene encoding molybdate ABC transporter permease subunit, with protein sequence MDPGAIDLSDLRLTLQVSFGATLLCVAIGLPIAWLLARHEFRGKAIVEALTTLPLVLPPTVVGFYLLRAAGRSSPVGRFLEDEIGVRLVFTWEGAAIAAAVLSAPLLIRSAQAGFAEVDPELERVAATLGRTPLGVFFTITLPLAIRGVAAGVGLAFARAAGEFGATVMVAGNIPGRTRTMSVAVYDAVQAGDFERANATALVLILMSVASLAVFSWLTFLVRRA encoded by the coding sequence ATGGACCCCGGGGCGATCGACCTCTCCGACCTCCGCCTGACCCTGCAGGTGTCCTTCGGCGCCACGCTGCTGTGCGTTGCTATCGGCCTGCCTATCGCCTGGCTGCTGGCCAGGCACGAGTTCAGGGGCAAGGCCATAGTCGAGGCCCTCACCACGCTGCCCCTCGTCCTGCCGCCCACTGTCGTCGGCTTCTACCTGCTCCGGGCTGCGGGCAGGTCCAGTCCTGTCGGACGCTTCCTCGAAGACGAGATCGGCGTGCGCCTGGTGTTCACCTGGGAGGGGGCGGCCATCGCCGCGGCCGTGCTGTCTGCGCCGCTCCTGATCCGTTCGGCGCAGGCAGGCTTCGCAGAGGTCGACCCCGAGCTCGAGCGCGTAGCGGCGACGCTGGGGCGCACGCCCCTCGGCGTGTTCTTCACGATTACGCTGCCCCTCGCCATCAGGGGAGTGGCCGCGGGGGTCGGCCTGGCCTTCGCGCGCGCGGCGGGGGAGTTCGGGGCGACGGTCATGGTCGCCGGCAACATCCCGGGACGGACCAGGACCATGTCCGTGGCGGTCTACGACGCCGTCCAGGCCGGGGACTTCGAGCGCGCCAACGCGACGGCGCTGGTCCTCATCCTCATGTCCGTGGCCAGCCTGGCGGTCTTCAGTTGGCTCACATTTCTGGTGCGGCGGGCATGA